The sequence below is a genomic window from Mycobacterium sp. ITM-2016-00316.
TACGCCTGCGGGGAATGCCGCTACTGCATCGGCGGTTGGGAGACCCTCTGTGAGTTGCAACAGAACTCCGGTTACTCCGTGGACGGTACCTTCGCCGAATACACCGTTGCCTCAGCCGCTTTCGCCACACCTGTGCCTGAAGGGGTGTCGGCTCGCGATGCCGCCCCGTTGACGTGCGCCGGCGTCACCACCTACAAGGCGATCAAGGTCGCCAGAGTGGCGCCGGCCGAGACAGTTGCAGTGTTCGGCGTCGGCGGTCTCGGTCACCTGGCTCTTCAATATGCGCGCATCGCAGGCGGTTTCGTTATTGGTGTTGACGTCGTCGAAGATAAGTTGCAGATGGCCACCGACCTGGGCGCTGACCATGTCGTCAATGCCGCAACCGTCGACCCTGTCGAAGCGATCCAGGCTCTGGGCGGTGCAGACGTCGCGGTCGCGCTGGCCGCGTCACCGGCATCCTTCGATCAGGCGTACCGCTCGCTGCGCCGCGGCGGGCGGCTGGTCTGCGTGGCGATGCCCGCTGGTGACGGGGCCTTGACCCTGCCGATCTTCGATACCGTGATCAACGGCAAAAGCGTCATCGGCTCGATCGTTGGTACGCGCAACGATTTGGCGGACGTGTTCAACCTGCACGCTGCCGGA
It includes:
- a CDS encoding zinc-dependent alcohol dehydrogenase gives rise to the protein MKAAIVTDFHAPLQICDLPIPEPGPGEVRVRMETSGLCHTDIHAARGDWPVQPSLPFTPGHEGVGVIDRLGAGVTTRSVGDRVAIAWLGYACGECRYCIGGWETLCELQQNSGYSVDGTFAEYTVASAAFATPVPEGVSARDAAPLTCAGVTTYKAIKVARVAPAETVAVFGVGGLGHLALQYARIAGGFVIGVDVVEDKLQMATDLGADHVVNAATVDPVEAIQALGGADVAVALAASPASFDQAYRSLRRGGRLVCVAMPAGDGALTLPIFDTVINGKSVIGSIVGTRNDLADVFNLHAAGRTKVIAVDRKLDEVNESITDVLAGTVPARVVFQF